Proteins encoded in a region of the Mycoplasma feriruminatoris genome:
- a CDS encoding LppA family lipoprotein codes for MKKITKLLLSILPILSIVSLSVISCSTTNGADKKPDNRVNNEPKKDPENPRSDRKPEDNHSSKPDGAPKEPENKNPDKPEKDSDKTPKKPDSPGHKEEKEPFKPKPEEKPQKDEPGKSEDIFSDLDGIKKEISFKTISFYTQRDSRTALVDLQKDPSIIDTIFSKDYKVIYEKYYIQFLTNSGEMPNIQKGLIEKVKLKFTNKKVGKSKTLDFTFIGFKPLDTTNNKKNNKENYLKQRDKVVGLSGLFPSLVAYMLLYSQNPNEYKNLMETNNAINFEELVNGNSNLFVDPNLILNAAAIKSLLFEYDNELGKLYKEEIARVSYDDYNGILGVDVKIENREYNDKTNNEPSINKKFTFTGFRKVNVDEPNKSVFSIFLPQNKFRELLAKPPLKTRTQDIKKKNELNKKLLIDNRISEYLKQQIFNNLLVGINDNELKVYNSSSTLSLHTNKDYSSILGLIGNMSIYPFHTILTKDSIKEMYLLVTKDQEKYMAEIEFEFHIPIFASYNTDLKSHITSGENKTLVLKVSTNASID; via the coding sequence ATGAAAAAAATAACTAAATTATTATTATCTATTTTACCTATTTTGTCTATTGTTTCTTTAAGTGTTATATCTTGTTCTACTACTAATGGTGCAGATAAAAAACCAGACAATAGAGTAAATAATGAACCTAAAAAGGATCCTGAAAATCCAAGATCTGATCGCAAACCAGAGGACAATCACTCAAGTAAACCTGACGGTGCTCCCAAAGAACCAGAAAATAAAAATCCAGATAAACCCGAGAAAGATTCTGATAAAACCCCTAAAAAGCCTGACTCGCCTGGACATAAAGAAGAAAAAGAACCCTTTAAACCAAAACCAGAAGAAAAACCTCAAAAAGATGAACCCGGAAAGTCTGAAGATATTTTTTCAGATTTAGATGGAATAAAAAAAGAAATTTCTTTTAAAACAATCTCTTTTTATACTCAAAGGGATTCTAGAACTGCACTTGTTGATTTGCAAAAAGATCCTTCTATAATAGATACTATTTTTTCTAAGGATTATAAAGTTATATATGAAAAGTACTATATTCAATTTTTAACTAATAGTGGCGAAATGCCTAATATTCAAAAAGGATTAATAGAAAAAGTAAAGCTTAAATTTACCAACAAAAAGGTTGGAAAATCTAAAACACTAGATTTTACTTTTATTGGGTTTAAGCCATTAGATACTACAAATAATAAGAAGAATAATAAGGAAAATTATCTAAAACAAAGAGATAAAGTAGTTGGATTATCTGGTTTATTCCCTTCATTAGTTGCATACATGTTACTATATAGTCAAAACCCTAATGAATATAAAAATCTAATGGAAACTAATAACGCGATTAATTTTGAAGAATTAGTAAACGGCAACTCTAATTTATTTGTGGATCCAAATTTAATACTTAATGCAGCAGCTATCAAATCTTTATTGTTCGAATATGATAATGAATTAGGAAAACTTTATAAAGAAGAAATTGCAAGAGTTAGTTATGATGACTATAATGGTATTTTAGGTGTTGATGTAAAAATAGAAAATAGAGAATATAACGATAAAACTAATAACGAGCCCTCTATTAATAAGAAGTTTACTTTTACTGGTTTTAGAAAAGTTAATGTAGATGAACCAAATAAAAGTGTTTTTTCGATATTTTTACCACAAAATAAATTTAGAGAATTGTTAGCTAAACCCCCTTTAAAAACTAGAACACAAGATATTAAAAAGAAAAACGAATTAAACAAAAAACTTTTAATAGATAATAGGATTAGCGAATATTTAAAACAACAGATATTCAATAATTTATTGGTTGGTATAAATGATAATGAACTTAAGGTGTATAATTCAAGTTCTACATTAAGTTTACATACTAATAAGGATTATAGTTCAATTTTAGGTTTAATAGGTAATATGTCAATATACCCTTTCCATACTATACTTACAAAAGATTCAATTAAGGAAATGTATCTTTTGGTTACTAAAGATCAAGAAAAATATATGGCCGAAATAGAATTTGAATTTCATATTCCTATTTTCGCTTCTTACAATACCGACTTGAAATCTCATATAACAAGTGGTGAAAACAAAACTTTAGTATTAAAGGTTTCAACAAATGCATCTATAGATTAG
- a CDS encoding mannitol dehydrogenase family protein, with the protein MNLIHFGAGNIGCGFIAPILKSIVDHIYFVDNNIQIVNKINEQKLIKIHTSDNKNIHINNISAWLLDDFLNYKNKWDTVSLLTISIGVKNLKYIVSYVQELIDYKIKNNQKLIIMCCENGIRVSSLFKTNFTSLTSNIYFVDVLVDRIVSNKNILNDYLECEDYYLWIVDQLQWPVDFKQIRNLTYTTNFDVQIAKKIYMLNGLHCSIAWFVFKNFSTDKYLYVYQALQNTKVKEFVNNYLNEVILVLNHKYNVSLDELNDYKNQIIKRLNNTFIKDDLKRLTRNSELKLSKNERILTVLDYAKTHSLKHDTLLLSYLNGLEYLKNNK; encoded by the coding sequence ATGAATTTAATACACTTTGGAGCAGGAAACATCGGTTGTGGGTTTATTGCTCCAATTTTAAAATCTATTGTTGATCACATTTATTTTGTTGATAACAACATACAAATTGTTAACAAAATAAATGAACAAAAACTAATTAAAATACATACTTCAGATAATAAAAACATACATATAAATAACATTTCAGCTTGACTATTAGATGATTTTTTAAATTATAAGAATAAATGAGATACAGTTAGTTTACTAACTATTTCAATTGGTGTTAAAAACCTAAAATATATTGTTTCTTATGTTCAAGAATTAATTGATTATAAAATTAAAAATAATCAAAAATTAATCATTATGTGTTGTGAAAATGGAATTAGAGTTAGTAGCTTATTTAAAACTAACTTTACTAGTTTAACTTCTAATATTTATTTTGTTGATGTTTTAGTTGATAGAATAGTTAGTAATAAAAACATTCTAAATGACTATTTAGAATGTGAAGATTATTATTTATGAATTGTTGATCAACTACAATGACCAGTTGATTTTAAACAGATACGTAATTTAACTTATACAACTAATTTTGATGTTCAAATAGCAAAAAAGATCTATATGTTAAATGGATTACATTGTTCTATAGCTTGGTTTGTTTTTAAAAACTTTAGTACTGATAAGTATCTATATGTTTATCAAGCTTTACAAAATACTAAAGTTAAAGAGTTTGTTAATAATTATTTAAATGAAGTTATTTTAGTTTTAAATCATAAATATAATGTTAGTTTAGATGAATTAAACGATTATAAAAACCAAATAATTAAAAGGTTAAATAACACTTTTATAAAAGATGATCTTAAAAGATTAACTAGAAATAGTGAATTAAAATTAAGTAAAAACGAAAGAATTTTAACTGTTCTAGATTATGCAAAAACTCATAGTTTAAAACACGACACTCTTTTATTAAGTTATTTAAATGGATTAGAATATTTAAAAAATAATAAATAA
- a CDS encoding MurR/RpiR family transcriptional regulator produces MSIDLLTKIKDFIQTDCSQDYKNIGTYLLKNYANIKNLTITTISKECNTSPNKITRFAEKLNLKGFNELKFRLNDISNSIIIDNELIPISSRIDDKNKFYNDYFEILLNSIKQQQINLKNQPINEVVNLINKANKVYLFAFNLSYNVSKNFIQRLRWYQKDAISESDYISIKTYLNIIKPDDLVILITISGENEYIKKIAESLNNKVKIIGIGPKQSSMINLFDKYLYFQTDESELWSINSIKAQLTIQLLDFVYVKWLKSTKRK; encoded by the coding sequence ATGAGTATAGATTTGTTAACAAAAATTAAAGATTTCATTCAAACTGACTGTAGTCAAGATTATAAAAATATTGGTACTTACTTATTAAAAAACTATGCAAATATTAAGAATTTAACAATAACAACAATCTCTAAAGAATGTAATACGAGCCCAAATAAAATCACAAGATTTGCTGAAAAGTTGAACTTAAAAGGTTTTAATGAATTGAAATTTAGATTAAATGATATTTCTAATTCAATTATTATAGATAATGAATTAATTCCAATTAGTTCAAGAATTGATGATAAAAATAAGTTTTATAATGATTATTTTGAAATACTTTTAAACTCAATTAAACAACAACAAATTAATTTAAAAAATCAACCAATTAATGAAGTTGTTAATTTAATTAATAAAGCTAATAAAGTATATTTATTTGCTTTTAATCTTTCTTATAATGTTTCAAAAAACTTTATTCAACGTTTACGTTGATATCAAAAAGATGCAATCAGTGAATCAGATTATATTTCTATAAAAACTTATTTAAACATTATTAAACCTGATGATTTAGTAATTTTAATTACAATATCTGGTGAAAATGAATACATCAAAAAAATAGCTGAATCACTAAATAATAAAGTAAAAATTATAGGAATTGGGCCAAAACAAAGTTCAATGATTAATTTATTTGATAAATATTTATATTTTCAAACTGATGAGTCAGAACTATGAAGTATTAATTCAATTAAAGCTCAACTTACAATTCAATTACTAGATTTTGTTTATGTTAAATGATTAAAAAGCACTAAAAGAAAATAG
- a CDS encoding PTS sugar transporter subunit IIA, translating to MIETKNIYLNQEFNSKQECLSYLKELFKQQNVSLEYIDSIDKREEACSFNIGSRIAIPHGTYEGMLSLKSSLIIVLHLQKPLIWDDSEVQLVIGLALKQEDQIDVLQKIAINAMNDDLFNDLLKNPTIEKIIDFSTKE from the coding sequence ATGATAGAAACAAAAAACATATATTTAAACCAAGAATTTAATTCTAAACAAGAATGTTTAAGTTATTTAAAAGAACTTTTTAAACAACAAAACGTTAGTTTAGAATACATTGATTCAATTGATAAAAGAGAAGAAGCCTGTTCTTTTAATATTGGTAGTAGAATTGCAATACCTCATGGAACTTATGAAGGTATGTTAAGTTTGAAAAGTTCTTTAATTATTGTTTTACACTTACAAAAACCACTTATTTGAGATGATTCTGAAGTACAATTAGTAATAGGTTTAGCATTAAAACAAGAAGATCAGATCGATGTTTTACAAAAGATCGCAATTAATGCTATGAATGATGATTTATTTAATGATTTATTAAAAAATCCAACAATAGAAAAAATTATAGATTTTAGTACAAAAGAATAA